In one window of Posidoniimonas corsicana DNA:
- the cpaB gene encoding Flp pilus assembly protein CpaB: protein MRPKSLILLALALGCGLVASIGISQVMEGNKSRGPSVETTSIYVALHNINLGDPIDATMVSLQEWPKDKVPPGALTSLEDLEGRRPRTNIIAGEPILDAKLLAQGEQSDPLSSVPPNMRLSTISVDAEKSAAGLLSPGDRVDIQLFVRADPRNGIHEATTKIFLQNIRVFAIEQAVQRSADGGEARTIPKTVSLLVTPEQASKIDFAQHIGELSLIPRNPNDEGLAMDSAITYEELIGGTVEKNDREQEQARDEVASDDDAGGSFLGGMLDMMKRTAKDRPPFEIEIVLADEVSVEYFDPNTGKPLRDYNETRKATGPKATPAATPAPDKAAEATLDDFPIDFGGE, encoded by the coding sequence ATGCGACCAAAATCTCTCATACTGCTTGCGCTTGCACTGGGCTGCGGCCTCGTTGCGTCCATCGGCATCAGCCAAGTGATGGAGGGCAACAAGTCGCGGGGGCCTTCGGTCGAGACCACCTCGATCTACGTGGCCCTGCACAACATCAACCTGGGCGACCCCATAGACGCAACGATGGTCTCGCTGCAGGAGTGGCCCAAGGACAAGGTTCCGCCCGGTGCCCTGACCTCGCTCGAGGATCTTGAGGGCCGCCGCCCGCGGACCAACATCATCGCCGGCGAGCCGATCCTTGACGCCAAGCTGCTGGCCCAGGGGGAACAGTCTGACCCGCTCAGCTCCGTCCCGCCAAACATGCGGCTGTCGACGATCAGCGTTGACGCCGAGAAGAGCGCCGCCGGGCTGCTGAGCCCCGGCGACCGCGTGGACATCCAGCTATTCGTGCGGGCCGACCCGCGCAACGGCATCCACGAGGCCACCACCAAGATCTTCCTGCAGAACATCCGGGTGTTCGCCATCGAGCAGGCCGTCCAGCGGTCGGCCGACGGCGGCGAGGCCCGCACCATTCCTAAGACCGTCTCGCTGCTGGTCACTCCCGAGCAGGCCAGCAAGATCGACTTCGCCCAGCACATCGGTGAGCTCTCGCTGATCCCCCGCAACCCCAACGACGAGGGGCTCGCGATGGACTCGGCCATCACCTACGAGGAGCTGATCGGCGGCACAGTCGAGAAGAACGACCGTGAGCAGGAGCAGGCCCGCGACGAGGTCGCGAGCGACGACGACGCGGGCGGCAGCTTCCTGGGCGGCATGCTGGACATGATGAAGCGGACCGCCAAGGACCGCCCGCCGTTCGAGATCGAGATCGTGCTCGCCGATGAGGTTTCGGTCGAGTACTTCGACCCGAACACCGGCAAGCCGCTCCGCGACTACAACGAGACCCGGAAGGCGACTGGCCCCAAGGCCACGCCCGCCGCCACCCCGGCGCCGGACAAGGCCGCCGAAGCGACGCTGGATGACTTCCCGATCGACTTCGGCGGGGAGTAG
- a CDS encoding A24 family peptidase — translation MFDASQLAEAVVANWPVWFVTVTLVVAAVIDGLQLKVPNWITFPMIISGWVWSATLSPFPGWEGLVYSLIGTAVGLALLLPAYAIGGMGAGDVKLMAGIGAWVWGTVTLYSFAVSAVVGGVIAVGMVLTNKRWEKHHGQFWMIWNEILTVKSPEKLAEIAAERKPRMMLLPYGIPIAIGTIAYFGWAGMLV, via the coding sequence ATGTTTGATGCTTCACAACTCGCCGAGGCGGTGGTCGCCAATTGGCCGGTCTGGTTTGTCACGGTCACGCTGGTGGTCGCTGCTGTCATCGACGGCTTGCAACTGAAGGTGCCGAACTGGATCACGTTCCCGATGATTATCAGCGGATGGGTCTGGAGCGCGACGCTCAGCCCCTTCCCGGGCTGGGAAGGTCTGGTCTACAGCCTGATCGGCACGGCGGTCGGACTGGCCCTGCTGCTGCCGGCCTACGCCATCGGCGGCATGGGCGCCGGCGACGTGAAGCTGATGGCCGGCATCGGCGCCTGGGTCTGGGGCACCGTGACGCTGTACTCCTTCGCGGTCTCGGCCGTGGTGGGCGGCGTGATCGCCGTCGGCATGGTGCTGACCAACAAGCGTTGGGAGAAGCACCACGGCCAGTTCTGGATGATCTGGAATGAGATCCTAACGGTTAAAAGCCCGGAGAAGCTGGCGGAGATCGCCGCCGAGCGGAAGCCGCGGATGATGCTGCTGCCGTACGGCATCCCGATCGCGATCGGCACCATCGCCTACTTCGGTTGGGCCGGGATGCTGGTCTGA
- a CDS encoding DUF1580 domain-containing protein: MSANATATLREDLFAPDPDDPFRSIAAAVEAETGYRPHPTTACRWHRVGVGGVRLQTVTLGARPMTTRRAVREFIRARTEAQASAEG; this comes from the coding sequence ATGTCTGCAAACGCAACCGCGACTCTTCGGGAAGACCTTTTCGCCCCCGACCCCGACGACCCGTTCCGCTCTATCGCCGCGGCCGTCGAGGCTGAAACCGGCTACCGCCCGCACCCGACCACCGCCTGCCGCTGGCACCGCGTTGGCGTTGGTGGTGTGCGACTTCAGACCGTGACGCTAGGCGCCCGCCCCATGACGACTCGGCGCGCCGTGCGCGAGTTCATCCGCGCCCGCACCGAGGCCCAGGCGTCGGCTGAGGGCTGA
- a CDS encoding lysylphosphatidylglycerol synthase transmembrane domain-containing protein: protein MPEKRSPLKRHLLTLAKLLVGGLIIGWLAWQAQQNDKFHELASGQKNWGVLGLAFLGACLTAGLSFVRWRLVALAAGVPLSIGEALRLGALGYTLNFVSPGSVGGDVFKAAVLARDRPGRRTAAITTIVVDRGLALVSFMISAAVAFLVLWAIGTPMPADARAAGWIAVSLAVVVPCGLAVLFAPGVVTPALVGRVELLLAVGGLLSQILMTWADYRRGFRWLAAAFGLCVVGHLLLVTSFYLVAKGLPFSSPDWLEHAFIVPFACLSGAIPIFPAGLGAVEGTLAYAYQWFGAEPGNGAFVAFGYRLATVAVAFITAPYYLTHQALVKRALADVDIEPPPEPA from the coding sequence ATGCCCGAAAAACGGTCCCCACTCAAACGACACCTGCTGACGCTGGCCAAACTGCTAGTGGGTGGACTCATTATCGGCTGGCTTGCGTGGCAGGCACAGCAGAATGACAAGTTTCACGAGCTCGCGTCCGGCCAGAAGAACTGGGGGGTGCTCGGGCTCGCATTCCTGGGCGCGTGCTTGACCGCGGGCTTGTCGTTTGTCCGCTGGCGGCTGGTTGCGTTGGCGGCCGGCGTGCCGCTGTCGATCGGCGAGGCGCTGCGGCTGGGGGCGCTGGGCTACACACTCAACTTTGTCAGCCCCGGATCGGTCGGGGGCGACGTCTTCAAGGCTGCCGTGCTGGCCCGGGACCGGCCCGGCCGCCGCACCGCGGCGATCACCACCATCGTTGTCGACCGCGGGCTGGCGCTGGTTTCGTTCATGATTTCGGCCGCTGTGGCGTTCCTGGTGCTGTGGGCGATCGGTACGCCGATGCCCGCCGACGCGCGTGCGGCCGGTTGGATTGCGGTCAGCTTGGCCGTGGTGGTCCCATGCGGGCTGGCGGTGCTGTTCGCGCCCGGTGTGGTGACGCCGGCGCTCGTCGGTCGTGTCGAGTTGCTGCTCGCTGTCGGTGGGCTGCTTTCACAAATCCTGATGACCTGGGCCGACTACCGCCGCGGCTTCCGCTGGCTGGCGGCGGCATTTGGGCTGTGTGTGGTGGGGCACCTGCTGCTGGTCACCTCGTTCTACCTGGTGGCGAAGGGGCTGCCGTTCAGTTCTCCCGACTGGCTGGAGCACGCGTTCATCGTGCCCTTCGCCTGCCTGTCGGGCGCGATCCCGATCTTCCCCGCGGGGCTGGGCGCGGTGGAGGGCACGCTGGCGTACGCGTACCAGTGGTTCGGCGCCGAGCCGGGCAACGGCGCGTTTGTGGCGTTCGGCTACCGGCTGGCGACCGTGGCGGTCGCGTTCATCACGGCCCCGTACTACCTGACCCACCAGGCGTTGGTGAAGAGGGCGCTGGCGGACGTCGACATCGAACCGCCGCCGGAGCCGGCCTGA
- a CDS encoding Flp family type IVb pilin — protein MKKFASKVQKFLKSEDGPTAVEYAVMLALIVIVCLTAIQSIGTNAATTFNNVSAQLGS, from the coding sequence ATGAAGAAGTTTGCATCGAAGGTCCAGAAGTTCCTCAAGTCGGAAGATGGCCCCACGGCGGTTGAGTACGCGGTTATGCTCGCGTTGATCGTCATCGTCTGCCTGACGGCCATCCAGTCGATCGGCACCAACGCCGCGACCACGTTTAACAACGTGTCCGCTCAGCTTGGTAGCTAA
- a CDS encoding DUF362 domain-containing protein, with the protein MNPHDKTFIDRRSLLGLGGLAAAGLVAMPAVERLRKSRSPVFVAKGQSYTGELAQTIRDGLLACDVQPNSFQGKRVLLKPNLVEPSRRIPHMTTHPAMIVAAADVFRDWGAEVSVGEAPGHVRDTEMALAESGVGEALSDGGLRFADLNYEEVGWRRNRGKYSGLKGIYLPRSVLEADVVVSMPKMKTHHWVGVTCGMKNFYGVMPGIKYGWPKNVLHHNGIPQTVADINATLPRTMTIVDGVDCMEGDGPILGSVKHMGLVVVGANLPAVDATVARIMGLDPTKIEYLRLASHHLGTIDDAYLDQRGEAWQDVRSPFHILDEAHLQKLRATPDGELVS; encoded by the coding sequence ATGAACCCCCACGACAAGACCTTTATCGACCGCCGCTCGCTCCTCGGGCTGGGCGGGTTGGCCGCGGCCGGGCTGGTGGCGATGCCGGCAGTTGAGCGGCTCCGCAAGTCCCGCTCGCCGGTGTTCGTCGCCAAAGGGCAGTCGTACACGGGCGAGCTGGCTCAGACGATCCGTGACGGGCTGTTGGCCTGCGATGTGCAGCCCAACTCCTTCCAGGGCAAGCGGGTGCTGCTTAAGCCGAACCTGGTGGAGCCCAGCCGCCGGATCCCGCACATGACCACCCACCCGGCGATGATCGTCGCCGCGGCCGATGTGTTCCGCGACTGGGGCGCCGAGGTGAGCGTCGGCGAGGCGCCCGGCCACGTCCGCGACACCGAGATGGCGCTTGCCGAGTCAGGCGTCGGCGAGGCGCTGTCCGACGGCGGCCTCCGATTCGCCGACCTCAACTACGAAGAGGTCGGTTGGCGCCGCAACCGCGGCAAGTACAGCGGGCTCAAGGGGATTTATTTGCCGCGGTCCGTGCTGGAAGCCGACGTGGTGGTCTCGATGCCGAAGATGAAGACCCACCACTGGGTCGGGGTCACGTGCGGGATGAAGAACTTCTACGGCGTCATGCCCGGCATCAAGTACGGCTGGCCCAAGAACGTGCTGCACCACAACGGCATCCCCCAAACGGTCGCGGACATCAACGCCACGCTGCCCCGCACCATGACCATCGTCGACGGCGTCGATTGCATGGAGGGCGACGGGCCGATCCTCGGCAGCGTCAAGCACATGGGCCTGGTGGTGGTCGGCGCCAACCTGCCGGCCGTCGACGCCACGGTTGCGCGGATCATGGGGCTCGACCCGACTAAGATCGAGTACCTGCGGCTCGCGTCCCACCACCTCGGCACGATCGACGACGCCTACCTCGACCAACGCGGCGAGGCCTGGCAGGACGTCCGCAGCCCGTTCCACATCCTAGACGAGGCCCACCTGCAGAAGCTGCGGGCCACGCCCGATGGCGAGCTGGTGTCTTAG
- a CDS encoding type II and III secretion system protein family protein, with protein sequence MYDATPATRLCPRHTLLAIASALLMCSGASAQFVQQDASLIRKISGASDKLEITTNSSRILTLETRIPRVQVNNPELLSVTALSATQIQVSAKKAGVTAVNLWDEEGNIHTVDVYIYGDVRELEHALKTQFPNSSVRVYRYSNSLVLAGFIDRPDYVTPIVEMAQDYSPKIINNMNVGGVQQILLKVKVFEVSRTKLRQLGVDWSYLGGSGGGVVSSVSDILTSTVAAAGLGISKGTTDTFAYGIVNGNSRFDMFIDALQENNVAKIMAEPNVVAVSGRPASFNEGGEIPILVPQSLGTSTIEFKPYGTQVDFLPIVLGNGNIRLEVRPRISDLDYANGLILNGEQVPALKVRYVDTAVELRAGQTFAVAGLIQQRTQGVQVGLPVLADIPFFGVPFRTTRNETEEFELLVLVTPEFVDALDPDQVPQCYPGTGTIVPNNKELYCEGRMEVPNPCSPCGAYPCVQSHGHEPCCPNGQGGLFSCPCGNGSCGSGFDAPAADYTYGQGGYPQQYEQHQYSQGYEPIPVELPDPTSTDAPGAQHGELMLPPDAGASLPTDRVQGPAIDGAGRSMSDLSHRPSQHYTASRSPQYRRQPSEPFNPQASPAGAAQRAGSGGLIGPVGYDLE encoded by the coding sequence ATGTACGACGCAACGCCCGCGACCCGTCTGTGCCCACGCCACACGCTCCTGGCGATCGCCAGCGCGCTGCTAATGTGCAGCGGCGCCTCGGCGCAGTTCGTCCAGCAGGACGCCTCGCTGATACGCAAGATCAGCGGCGCCAGCGACAAGTTGGAGATCACGACCAACAGCAGCCGGATCCTGACCCTCGAGACGCGCATCCCGCGCGTGCAGGTCAACAACCCCGAGCTGCTGTCGGTGACCGCCCTCAGCGCCACCCAGATCCAGGTCTCGGCCAAGAAGGCGGGCGTCACGGCCGTCAACCTGTGGGACGAGGAAGGCAACATCCACACGGTGGACGTCTACATCTACGGTGATGTCCGCGAGCTAGAGCACGCCCTCAAGACGCAGTTCCCCAACTCGTCGGTGCGTGTCTATCGCTACAGCAACTCGCTGGTGCTGGCCGGCTTCATCGACCGGCCAGACTACGTCACTCCGATCGTCGAGATGGCGCAGGACTACTCGCCGAAGATTATCAACAACATGAACGTCGGCGGCGTGCAGCAGATCCTGCTGAAGGTGAAGGTGTTCGAGGTGTCGCGCACCAAACTGCGTCAGCTCGGTGTCGACTGGTCGTACCTCGGCGGCTCCGGCGGCGGCGTGGTCAGCTCGGTGTCCGACATCCTCACGTCGACCGTCGCCGCGGCGGGCCTGGGGATCTCCAAGGGCACCACCGACACCTTCGCCTACGGGATCGTGAACGGCAACAGCCGCTTCGACATGTTCATCGATGCGTTGCAGGAGAACAACGTCGCGAAGATCATGGCGGAGCCGAACGTTGTAGCGGTGAGCGGGCGCCCCGCGAGCTTCAACGAGGGCGGTGAAATCCCCATCCTCGTGCCGCAGAGCCTCGGCACGTCGACCATCGAGTTCAAGCCGTACGGAACGCAGGTCGACTTCCTGCCGATCGTGCTCGGAAACGGCAACATCCGCTTGGAGGTCCGCCCGAGGATCAGCGACCTGGACTACGCCAACGGTCTAATCCTCAACGGCGAGCAGGTGCCGGCATTGAAGGTCCGTTACGTGGACACCGCGGTCGAACTGCGGGCCGGCCAGACCTTTGCGGTGGCGGGCCTCATCCAGCAGCGTACGCAAGGCGTGCAGGTTGGTCTGCCCGTGCTGGCCGACATCCCGTTCTTCGGGGTGCCGTTCCGCACAACCCGCAACGAGACCGAGGAGTTTGAGCTCCTGGTGCTCGTGACACCTGAGTTTGTCGACGCCCTCGACCCGGACCAGGTGCCGCAGTGCTACCCGGGGACCGGCACGATCGTACCGAACAACAAGGAACTGTACTGCGAGGGCCGGATGGAAGTGCCCAACCCGTGCAGCCCGTGCGGCGCCTACCCCTGCGTGCAGAGCCACGGGCACGAGCCCTGCTGCCCGAACGGGCAGGGTGGACTGTTCTCCTGTCCGTGCGGCAATGGCTCGTGCGGCAGCGGCTTCGATGCCCCCGCGGCGGACTACACGTACGGCCAGGGCGGCTACCCCCAGCAGTACGAGCAGCACCAGTACTCTCAGGGCTACGAGCCGATCCCCGTGGAACTGCCGGACCCCACGTCGACCGACGCCCCGGGCGCCCAGCACGGTGAGCTGATGCTTCCGCCCGACGCCGGGGCCTCGCTGCCGACCGATCGGGTCCAGGGCCCGGCGATCGACGGCGCCGGCCGGTCGATGTCGGATCTGAGTCACCGCCCGTCGCAGCACTACACCGCGTCGCGCAGTCCGCAGTACCGGCGCCAGCCCTCCGAGCCGTTCAACCCGCAGGCGTCGCCCGCGGGCGCGGCCCAGCGGGCGGGAAGTGGGGGACTAATTGGGCCGGTTGGCTACGACCTGGAATAA
- a CDS encoding tyrosine-type recombinase/integrase, translating to MATKFQAHANRYYVKNGKPTSEPAAVRCALRFLVANHGGLPAPEFGIGDLKVVREAMVAAGHCRSSVNKNIRRIRLAFTWAATEELIPATVPQALSLLPGLKVGRTEARESDPVLPVDPEVVEKTIQHTNPVVADMVRLQLLTGMRPDEVCSMRPGDIDRGGEVWEYRPASHKTQHHGRRRVVYIGPAGQRILSAYLLRPADEFCFRPKRHVAVPKAKKRYRIDSYRQAVERACDRAFPAPDDLSDDELKAHRKQHRWTPNRLRHTAATLVRKQFGLEASQVILGHSKADVTQVYAERDASKGIEVARAIG from the coding sequence GTGGCGACCAAGTTCCAGGCCCACGCCAACCGCTACTACGTCAAGAACGGCAAGCCGACCAGCGAGCCCGCCGCCGTCCGCTGCGCCCTGCGGTTCCTCGTCGCCAACCACGGCGGCCTGCCCGCGCCCGAGTTCGGCATCGGGGACCTTAAAGTCGTCAGGGAGGCGATGGTTGCGGCGGGGCACTGCCGTTCCAGCGTGAACAAGAACATCCGCCGCATCCGGCTGGCGTTCACGTGGGCCGCGACTGAGGAGCTCATCCCCGCCACGGTCCCCCAGGCACTATCGCTGCTGCCCGGGTTGAAGGTCGGCAGGACCGAGGCCCGCGAGTCCGACCCGGTGCTGCCGGTCGACCCCGAGGTGGTCGAAAAGACCATCCAGCACACCAACCCGGTCGTCGCCGATATGGTGCGCCTGCAGTTGCTCACCGGGATGAGGCCGGACGAGGTTTGCAGCATGCGCCCGGGCGACATCGACCGCGGCGGCGAGGTCTGGGAATACCGCCCCGCCAGCCACAAGACCCAACATCATGGTCGTCGTCGTGTGGTGTACATCGGGCCGGCTGGCCAACGGATTCTAAGCGCGTACCTTCTGCGTCCGGCGGACGAGTTCTGCTTCCGCCCCAAGCGCCATGTCGCCGTGCCCAAGGCCAAGAAGCGATACCGCATCGACTCATACCGACAGGCGGTCGAGCGAGCCTGTGACCGTGCGTTCCCCGCCCCCGACGACTTGAGCGATGACGAGTTGAAGGCGCACCGCAAGCAGCACCGCTGGACCCCCAACCGACTGCGCCACACGGCCGCCACCCTCGTCCGCAAGCAGTTTGGGCTCGAAGCCAGCCAAGTCATCCTGGGGCACAGCAAGGCCGATGTAACCCAGGTTTACGCCGAGCGAGACGCCAGCAAGGGCATCGAGGTGGCGCGGGCCATCGGATAA
- a CDS encoding AAA family ATPase, giving the protein MSNVLRLAIVDPNDATRESLKSTLMGLETVWLEAECSRYAFFQDVLEQTNPDVGFIAIDGDPDEAVRLVEQLTQAKPTISLLVSSSSTDGNLILRTMRAGAKEFLPQPIRPEDLAAALQRVSRTKFGATGGKNRGCQVTVVAGATGGVGATSLAVNLGCQLASDPDNSVVLLDLDLALGDADVFLDSIPEYTLTDVAQNITRLDFTLLKRSLTKHSTNLYLLPRPVQLEDSQLVTTDDLTRVIGLLKATFTHLIIDASKSFHALDLLAMEQADEVLMVTQLDLPCLRNVVRLLMSFEQMNSLNEKIKIVVNRVGQGGASISIKKAQETLGRDIYWQLPNDYKTMIEVRNNGVPLIEQAPKAAITQSIAQLADGLTGKQTSVAPGDLAGKSRSWLGLWGKNGKIEAPPQPAE; this is encoded by the coding sequence ATGTCCAACGTTCTTCGCCTCGCAATCGTCGATCCCAACGACGCGACCCGCGAATCGTTGAAGTCCACCCTGATGGGCCTCGAAACCGTCTGGCTCGAGGCGGAGTGCTCGCGGTACGCCTTCTTCCAGGACGTGCTGGAGCAGACCAACCCCGACGTGGGCTTCATCGCCATAGACGGCGATCCTGACGAAGCGGTGCGGCTCGTAGAGCAGCTGACCCAGGCAAAGCCCACTATCTCGCTGCTGGTTTCCAGCAGCTCGACGGACGGCAATCTGATTCTGCGGACGATGCGGGCGGGCGCCAAAGAGTTCCTGCCGCAGCCGATCCGGCCCGAGGACCTTGCCGCCGCCCTGCAGCGGGTGTCGCGGACCAAGTTTGGCGCCACCGGCGGGAAGAATCGAGGCTGCCAGGTGACCGTCGTAGCCGGCGCTACCGGCGGCGTCGGGGCGACCAGTCTGGCGGTGAACCTCGGCTGCCAGTTGGCGTCCGACCCGGACAACAGCGTGGTCCTGCTGGACCTGGACCTGGCGCTCGGCGACGCGGACGTGTTCCTGGACTCGATCCCTGAGTACACGCTCACCGACGTTGCGCAGAACATCACCCGGCTCGACTTCACGCTGCTCAAGCGGTCGCTGACGAAACACTCAACCAACCTCTATCTGCTGCCCCGTCCGGTGCAGTTGGAGGACTCGCAGCTGGTCACCACGGACGACCTGACCCGGGTGATCGGACTGCTGAAGGCGACCTTCACGCACCTGATTATCGATGCCTCAAAGAGCTTCCACGCGCTCGACCTGCTTGCTATGGAGCAGGCGGACGAAGTGCTGATGGTCACGCAGCTCGACCTGCCGTGCCTGCGGAACGTGGTGCGGCTGCTGATGTCATTCGAGCAGATGAACAGCCTCAACGAGAAGATCAAGATCGTCGTGAACCGCGTCGGACAGGGCGGCGCGTCGATCAGCATCAAGAAGGCTCAGGAGACGCTCGGCCGCGATATCTACTGGCAGCTTCCTAATGACTACAAGACGATGATCGAGGTGCGCAACAACGGCGTGCCCCTCATCGAGCAGGCACCCAAGGCCGCCATTACGCAGTCGATCGCGCAGCTCGCTGATGGTCTAACCGGCAAGCAGACTTCGGTCGCACCCGGCGACCTGGCAGGCAAGAGCCGGAGCTGGCTCGGCCTGTGGGGCAAGAACGGCAAGATCGAGGCCCCGCCGCAGCCCGCCGAGTAG
- a CDS encoding right-handed parallel beta-helix repeat-containing protein translates to MTLLLRITCCVVTLAPALCSGRDLFVNNQTGDDRLSGLKQELREDDGPLATISRALKLAGPGDRINVANTGEPYREQLSVFGCDLHGFENRPLTLSGHGAVLDGSVMSADRAWRHVEGDVFAMNPRRLTFQQLFYNGAPLKRVRTASAHDAGDLLQPLEWAFAQNAILLKVEKDRLPQQYGLRHAGLQTGITLYNIRHVVIEDFVIQGFQQDGVNAHELVKDCVLRRVECRANGRSGLSVGGVSRVTAVGSGFYDNGRSQVRVAGLGKLTLDGCELDDADDAMPYDLQGGELNIDGEKLLAR, encoded by the coding sequence ATGACTCTGCTGCTGCGGATCACCTGCTGTGTTGTGACGCTCGCCCCGGCCCTGTGCTCCGGCCGCGACCTGTTTGTAAATAATCAAACCGGCGACGACCGGCTGTCGGGCCTGAAGCAGGAACTCAGGGAGGACGACGGGCCGCTGGCCACCATCAGCCGGGCGCTCAAGCTAGCCGGCCCCGGTGACCGCATCAACGTGGCGAACACCGGCGAGCCGTACCGCGAGCAGCTCTCGGTGTTCGGCTGCGACCTGCACGGCTTCGAGAACCGACCGCTCACCCTCTCCGGGCACGGGGCGGTGCTGGACGGCTCGGTGATGTCGGCCGACCGCGCGTGGCGTCACGTCGAGGGCGATGTCTTCGCGATGAACCCGCGTCGGCTCACGTTCCAGCAGCTGTTCTACAACGGCGCCCCGCTCAAGCGGGTACGGACCGCCTCGGCGCACGACGCGGGCGACCTGCTGCAGCCGCTCGAGTGGGCGTTCGCCCAGAACGCCATCCTGCTGAAGGTGGAGAAAGACCGCCTGCCCCAGCAGTACGGGCTGCGGCACGCCGGGCTGCAGACGGGCATCACTCTGTACAACATCCGGCACGTGGTGATCGAAGACTTCGTCATCCAGGGCTTCCAGCAGGACGGCGTCAACGCCCACGAACTGGTGAAGGACTGCGTGCTGCGCCGCGTGGAGTGCCGGGCGAATGGCCGCTCAGGCTTGAGCGTTGGTGGCGTCTCACGCGTGACGGCGGTCGGGTCCGGGTTCTACGACAACGGCCGCAGCCAGGTGCGCGTCGCTGGCCTCGGGAAACTGACACTCGACGGCTGCGAACTGGACGACGCGGACGACGCGATGCCCTACGACCTGCAGGGCGGCGAGCTGAACATCGACGGCGAGAAGCTGCTGGCCCGGTAG
- a CDS encoding CpaF family protein, with product MTKIATGPASLSAKEKEAEFENIKRRIHTKLVDKLDLSRVGELEGDVLRREIRMVVEHLCDTEDTFLNRNERDRLIDEVLDETFGLGPLELLLKDPSISEIMINGPKTVFVEKSGKLVKTPVVFRDDKHLMQVIDRIVSRIGRRVDEVCPMVDARLQDGSRVNAIIPPLALDGPSMTIRRFGSNPLKLEDLLNYKSMTPEMVMLLEGAMKAKLNIIISGGTGSGKTTLLNTLSSFISNEDRIVTIEDAAELQLQQDHVVRLETRPPNIEGKGRISATDLVKNCLRMRPDRIIIGECRGGETLDMLQAMNTGHEGSLTTCHANTPRDAIARLETMIMMAGFEMPVKAMRTQISSAVDLIVQANRLQGGPRKVTHITEILGMEQDTIVMQDIFKWVQDGVDANGRAIGHFISTGIRPSFMDRLEQAGVKLPASTFRERVMMRD from the coding sequence ATGACCAAGATCGCAACAGGACCGGCTTCGCTCTCCGCCAAAGAGAAGGAAGCCGAGTTCGAAAACATCAAGCGCCGTATCCACACCAAGCTGGTCGACAAGCTCGACCTGTCTCGTGTGGGCGAGCTCGAGGGCGACGTCCTGCGGCGCGAGATCCGCATGGTGGTGGAGCACCTGTGCGACACCGAGGACACGTTCCTCAATCGCAACGAGCGCGACCGGCTTATCGACGAGGTCCTTGACGAGACCTTCGGCCTCGGCCCGCTCGAGCTGCTGCTGAAGGACCCATCGATCAGTGAAATCATGATCAACGGCCCGAAGACGGTGTTCGTTGAAAAGAGCGGCAAGCTGGTCAAGACGCCGGTCGTGTTCCGCGACGACAAGCACTTGATGCAGGTCATCGACCGCATCGTGTCGCGGATCGGTCGCCGCGTCGACGAGGTCTGCCCAATGGTGGACGCCCGTCTGCAGGACGGCTCGCGTGTGAACGCGATCATCCCGCCGCTGGCGCTGGACGGCCCGAGCATGACCATCCGGCGCTTCGGATCCAACCCGCTGAAGCTCGAGGACCTGCTCAACTACAAGTCGATGACGCCCGAGATGGTGATGCTCCTCGAGGGCGCCATGAAGGCAAAGCTCAACATTATCATTTCGGGGGGCACCGGCTCAGGTAAGACCACGCTCCTGAACACGCTCTCGAGCTTCATCTCGAACGAAGACCGCATCGTCACGATCGAGGACGCGGCGGAGCTCCAGCTGCAGCAGGACCACGTCGTCCGGCTCGAAACCCGCCCGCCCAACATCGAGGGGAAGGGGCGCATCAGCGCCACCGACCTGGTGAAGAACTGCCTGCGTATGCGTCCCGACCGCATCATCATCGGCGAGTGCCGTGGCGGCGAGACGCTCGACATGCTCCAGGCGATGAACACCGGCCACGAGGGGTCGCTGACCACCTGCCACGCCAACACGCCGCGGGACGCGATCGCCCGACTCGAGACGATGATCATGATGGCCGGCTTCGAGATGCCGGTCAAAGCGATGCGGACTCAGATCTCTAGCGCCGTGGACCTGATTGTGCAGGCCAACCGCCTGCAGGGCGGCCCTCGTAAGGTGACCCACATCACCGAGATCCTCGGCATGGAGCAGGACACCATTGTGATGCAGGACATCTTCAAGTGGGTCCAGGACGGCGTCGACGCAAATGGCCGCGCAATCGGGCACTTCATCTCGACCGGCATCCGGCCCTCATTCATGGACCGCCTTGAGCAGGCCGGCGTAAAGCTGCCTGCCAGCACGTTCCGCGAGCGGGTCATGATGCGCGACTGA